One window from the genome of Anopheles merus strain MAF chromosome 3R, AmerM5.1, whole genome shotgun sequence encodes:
- the LOC121597855 gene encoding uncharacterized protein LOC121597855 isoform X2 codes for MTDTNRSKQSYLHKHNGQRKIDPQSVQSPPGQLSTGSNTTEHGRAASHTGGSLKRNNSHHQRLKKSNTSTLERTSNGGPVEYGADRTGGSFSHHHQQQQTGTTATRSGAGSSLAKSWSKTSSSSTSQSTSHGPAEQTSHPLDTAASSGRPPGTNLTPTVKTEASLSDDFKRFHTLRNSYGGKSNLNVNNTDQTIKSQVLLHQQKLREYSRQLPAQQQQPHHDNDSYSTCSSSQSDYQHPQQPQHHQQQQQQHHRHKHHTHYRVHHHQHHQQQQQQQHPNVQLAQTIYPISATVAATATLTRAGGGGSILKNANSSTNHQDPVGSRNSLKRGPGGLSTLSLCSCDAETEIIPNPLRPLYQYSLDRRNPRQHTYTCEQNAQILLRLEKDRQKKFGSMGKLHLTTSTGDLSVAPAAMQRHSSITGASVPTSSVSTPTPTPPPPAAPTGPAGKVSGNACKVAANVLTFDCQHGSYSRGDNYTEDDSYSEDMIPPPPPPLLNRRPSYGYGCVVQQPVASGPEPTHADQQPMYDPTAQPAIPPANADVYGREVDGLIGTMNQPDLFNFASNTNGSLSGTLKSTLKSAKSSTNGKTTSGSLPMPADGKSKLNDPLPVMMVDLMNGNGTVAPPLPNGTDPTGTKPYPPYYFDDNYLHHHYYYRNGETGADVPLKDAGLDAAGQMYLYHHHHHHPDAIPAGYITNYDALNLPAKYNTIGANGDLPLAGHFSGLAGGGVGHHASSCNINQYSGSTKSNLIASHNHHFSNSISNFNFNPSQYFGSALDPPPGTTIIPGGVMGGVMGGGDGFPSSCSLNGTPNKQQPHPWKHRQCPSRGSSSTGSGSSKWDLPSRQWLAVTSILLIAGAAGVAVPLALKVSSGAPLEERMQVATQLLDTVPLIDGHNDLPWNIRKFLHNQLNDFRFDDDLKTILPWSKSAWSHTDLQRLKRGRISSQFWAAYVPCEAQHKDAVQITLEQIDVIKRLTERYSPHLTSCASTFDIIQAHKNRQMCSLIGVEGGHSLGGSLGVLRIYYALGVRYMTLTSTCHTPWADSSNADAPKYDIRHGGLTAYGKSKRSTGTIKDN; via the exons ATGACAGACACTAATCGCAGCAAACAGAGCTATCTGCACAAACACAACGGACAACGGAAGATCGATCCGCAATCAGTGCAATCCCCGCCGGGACAGCTCTCGACAGGCTCGAACACTACCGAACATGGCCGTGCAGCCAGCCATACCGGGGGTTCGCTGAAACGTAACAATAGTCATCATCAGCGgttgaaaaaatcaaacacaagcACCCTCGAACGAACCTCTAATGGTGGCCCCGTGGAGTACGGAGCGGATCGAACTGGTGGCAGCTtcagtcatcatcatcagcaacaacagACCGGAACGACCGCTACGAGATCCGGCGCCGGTTCCAGTCTAGCCAAGAGCTGGTCGAAaacatccagcagcagcacctcgCAGTCCACATCGCATGGTCCGGCGGAGCAAACATCACACCCACTGGACACAGCGGCCAGCAGTGGTCGACCTCCGGGGACAAATTTAACACCCACCGTCAAAACGGAAGCATCGCTCAGTGACGATTTTAAACGCTTCCACACACTACGCAACAGCTACGGCGGCAAATccaatttaaatgtaaataacACCGACCAAACGATAAAATCGCAGGTCCTGCTTCACCAGCAAAAGCTGCGAGAGTACTCGCGACAACTTCcagcacagcaacaacagccgcACCATGACAACGATAGCTACTCAACCTGCTCCTCGTCTCAGTCGGACTACCAGCATCCCCAGCAAccgcagcatcatcagcagcagcagcagcagcaccatcgccACAAGCATCACACACACTATCGTGTGCATCACCATcaacaccatcagcagcagcaacagcagcagcatcccaaTGTCCAGCTGGCTCAGACCATCTACCCCATCTCTGCCACGGTCGCCGCAACTGCCACATTGACACGCGCTGGCGGTGGAGGTTCGATATTGAAAAAtgccaacagcagcaccaaccaTCAGGACCCGGTCGGCAGCCGGAACAGCCTCAAACGAGGTCCGGGTGGATTAAGCACGCTGTCACTCTGTAGCTGCGACGCGGAAACGGAG ATAATACCGAATCCATTAAGGCCATTATATCAGTACAGCCTGGACAGGAGAAATCCTCGCCAACACACCTACACGTGCGAGCAGAACGCACAGATTCTGCTGCGACTGGAAAAGGACCGTCAGAAGAAGTTCGGCTCCATGGGAAAGTTG CATCTCACCACATCAACCGGCGACTTGAGTGTAGCACCCGCAGCGATGCAACGACACTCGAGCATTACGGGTGCATCCGTACCGACCTCTTCCGTTTCGACTCCCACTCCAACGCCTCCTCCACCGGCTGCTCCCACTGGGCCGGCCGGAAAAGTCAGCGGAAATGCGTGTAAGGTGGCCGCCAACGTGCTCACATTTGACTGCCAGCATGGATCGTACTCTCGGGGTGATAATTATACGGAG GACGACTCGTACAGTGAAGACATGATACCACCTCCACCTCCGCCACTACTCAACCGACGCCCTTCCTACGGATACGGCTGTGTGGTGCAGCAACCTGTTGCATCCGGACCGGAACCGACACACGCAGACCAGCAGCCAATGTATGACCCGACCGCCCAGCCCGCCATACCACCCGCCAACGCCGACGTGTACGGCCGTGAAGTGGACGGACTGATTGGAACTATGAATCAGCCGGATCTCTTCAACTTTGCCTCCAACACAAACGGCTCGTTGAGTGGGACACTAAAGTCAACATTGAAATCCGCCAAATCGTCGACAAACGGTAAAACAACTTCCGGCTCATTGCCCATGCCCGCCGATGGCAAGTCGAAGCTGAACGACCCACTTCCCGTTATGATGGTGGACCTGATGAACGGTAACGGAACGGTCGCACCACCGCTTCCGAATGGAACTGACCCGACCGGCACGAAGCCATATCCGCCTTACTATTTCGATGATAATTATCTGCatcaccactactactaccggAACGGGGAGACCGGTGCGGATGTGCCACTGAAGGACGCTGGGCTGGATGCAGCGGGGCAGATGTATCtctaccatcatcaccatcaccatccggACGCGATCCCCGCTGGCTACATTACCAACTACGATGCGCTGAATCTTCCCGCGAAGTACAACACAATCGGAGCGAATGGAGATTTACCACTGGCGGGACACTTTTCCGGGCTGGCGGGAGGCGGTGTCGGTCACCATGCAAGTTCCTGCAACATCAATCAGTACTCGGGCTCGACCAAAAGCAACCTCATCGCATCGCACAACCATCACTTCTCCAACTCGATCAGCAACTTCAACTTTAATCCCTCGCAGTACTTTGGGTCGGCGCTGGACCCTCCGCCCGGGACGACCATCATTCCTGGCGGCGTGATGGGAGGGgtgatgggtggtggtgatggctTTCCTTCGTCCTGCAGCCTTAACGGAACGCCCAACAAACAGCAGCCGCATCCGTGGAAACATCGTCAGTGTCCGAGTCGAGGTTCGAGCAGTACCGGTTCCGGATCATCAA AGTGGGATCTTCCTTCGAGACAGTGGCTTGCGGTGACCTCCATACTTCTGATTGCCGGAGCAGCCGGAGTGGCCGTCCCACTCGCGCTCAAGGTTTCGTCCGGTGCGCCCCTCGAGGAGCGGATGCAGGTCGCTACCCAGCTGCTCGACACAGTGCCTTTAATCGATGGTCACAACGATCTACCGTGGAACATACGGAAATTCCTTCACAATCAGCTAAACGATTTTCG ATTCGACGATGATCTCAAGACGATACTGCCCTGGTCGAAGAGTGCCTGGAGTCATACGGATTTGCAACGGCTTAAGCGTGGTCGAATTTCTTCTCAG TTTTGGGCAGCGTACGTGCCCTGCGAAGCACAACACAAGGATGCAGTTCAAATCACGCTAGAACAGATTGATGTAATTAAAAGACTGACAGAACGCTACTCTCCTCATCTCACATCCTGTGCATCCACGTTCG ATATCATACAGGCGCACAAAAACCGTCAAATGTGTTCATTAATCGGTGTGGAGGGTGGCCACTCGCTCGGCGGTTCGCTCGGTGTGCTGCGCATCTACTACGCCCTCGGCGTACGGTACATGACGCTCACCTCCACCTGCCACACCCCGTGGGCCGACTCGAGCAATGCGGATGCACCGAAGTATGACATCCGACACGGTGGACTAACGGCTTACGGCAAG TCCAAGCGCTCCACGGGGACCATAAAAGATAATTAA